Sequence from the uncultured Draconibacterium sp. genome:
TGGGAAAGGAATTGAAGTTACAGGAGTTTCTTCCAGTATCGAAGGCGATGTTGATCTTCAGGGATTTTTAGGAATGAATCCAGATGTTCCTAAAGCGTTCAGTCAGATTCGAGTTAAATTCGATATCGATGGAGCAAGCGATATGGAAAAAGAACAACTGATTAGTTTTGCAAAACAATCACCTGTTTTTAACACTTTGATTAATCCGATTGATGTGCAAGTATCAGTTCAATAATCATCAGGGGAATTGTATAACATAAATGAAAAAGGTCAATCGAATTCGGTTGACCTTTTTGATTTACGTCTTGTTTTTAAGTAGATGACACAGGTTTTAAATTGTATAAATTATTCAAAAAAAAATCCTGCTCACTTTTGAGCAGGATTTATAATATTTAATAATCAATATTAACTACAGACTATCGCCAAAATCGGCTTTAAATTTCTCCACAAGCTTTTCCTGCCAGTCGGAGGTTGGTTTTAGCTTACCAAAGAAAAACCGCAATACTTTTGGCTCGTCGTAAAATTCGAGTCCGCCAATAAGCTTTCTGTTTTCGTAAAGCCATGCAATTCTGTCGATGGTATATTTTACCTGCGATAAGGTGAAAACACGGCGGGGAAGCGCAAGCCTTAGAAGCTCAACTGCAGCAAAATGGTCGCTGCCATCTTCTTCTCTTTCCTCCGAAATTGTACCTCTTTCCATGCCTCGTACTCCACTTGCAATGTATAAAGCGGCTGCTAATGAACCTGCCCTGTATTCCTTTTGTGGCACATGATCAAGAAAAGCCATGGCATCAAGGTGGGCTCCCAAACCTCCCGGAGGTGTTATTACAGGAACTCCGAGTTTAACCAATTCATCAATCATATATTTAATAAAAATAGGACCCTGGTTAATCATTTCTTCGTCCATGGTTTCATCCAGTCCAACTACCATTGCCTCCATCTCGCGGGTTGACATACCTCCGTAAGTTGAAAAACCTTCGTAAAGCGGCAGCATTTCCAATAGTTTTTTGTAGGCAGCCTCGTCGTTGGTAATTATACCACCCCCTCTTACGTGCCCCAGTTTACGTGCTGAGAAATAAACGATATCAGCAGAATCAGATAAAATCCGGGTTATTTCACGGGTGGAGTGATTTTTATACTTTTCGTCGCGGGTTTTGATGAAATGCAGGTTATCAGCCCACAAACTTGCATCAATAATAAACGGAATGTTGTATTTTCGGGCAATCTTACCTGTCTCAATAAAGTTGTCTAAAGCAACAGGCTGTCCTCCAATCAGGTTGGTTCCGGCTTCAATTCGAATAAATGAAATCTTATCAGCACCTTCCTCATCTATTAATTTCTGTAACTGATTTAAATCAATATTCCCCTTAAATGGCTTCGAACTAACCGAATCTAAAGCATCGGGTAAAAACAGTTCGAGCACTTTGCCACCATTTACCATAATATGGGCTTTTGTTGTGGTAAAGTGGTAGTTCATCGGAATGTAGGTATCTTTCTTTACAAAGGCCAGTGATAGTAGGTTTTCACAAGCACGTCCCTGGTGTACAGGCAGAAAATATTTCTTTCCAAAAATTTCCTCGATTTTGTCTTTTAGCCGGGTAAATGTTGCCGAACCCGCATAACTATCATCAACTGTGAGCATTGCAGCAGTTTGTTTGTCACTCATTGCATTTACTCCACTGTCAGTAAGCATGTCAAGGTAAATGTCTTTATTGTAGAGGAGAAATGTATTATTGCCGGCCTCCTCAATAGCCTTAAGCCTTCTTTCAACCGGAACCAGATCAAGGCGTTGAACCATTCGAACTTTATGCATCTCCAACGGAAGCTCTTCGCCTAAAAAAAATTTAATATTAGCCATAATGAAATAGGTAATTGTTATTGGTTTTTAATAAATGTAGCTATACAGCTTTTTAGAAGGTATAAATATAATAATATGTAACAGATTGCCTAGTTTTAGTAAGTAGATTGTTAGATAAGTATCGAAAGAAGTACGAAATTATAAAACGAGGCTTGGAGTAAATTCTAAAATAATAAGAATTTTTTTAGTTTACGATTTTACTTTTTATGTTTTCAATAGTCAAACACCAGGTATTCGAAAACAAATAAATAAAGACATTTACCATTGGTTGGCATGTTTGAGTATCTGAAAAACAATTGTTGCTCTGCCAAAGCTTTGGTGTTGTTCTCTGAATCGGATGTAAAAGTTAAAATCGACAATAAGTTGAGGTATGAAATTGGTAAAAATATGAACTGTATTTTACACCGGGGGATTACCTTATTACTAATTAAATCAATTCAATCATTCAAAAACTAATTTAATTGACATGAAAAAAAATTACACAAACAAACAAATGAGTTTTTTGCGAATGTTATCAGTTGTTATGTGCTTAATGCTAATTGTTCCGGCAATGGCAAAAGCACAGGGTAAATCTAATTTTGCAGGCAGTTGGGCTTTAAATGAATCAAAAAGTAAATTGGGCGATAGCGGCCGCCGATTTGGAGGTGGCGACTTTGTTGTAAAACAAGAGGCCAATCTTCTTTCAGTTGAAAGATCGTTTAACGATCAGAGTTTTACAAGTAAATACACCCTTGATGGGAAAGAAAGTGTAAACTCTTTTGGAAGAGGTGAAAGCAAATCGACAGCCAACTGGTCTGATGATGGAAAATCGCTAACTATCGTAACTAAAATGAATTTCAACGATATGGAAATAAAATCGACCCAGGTTTGGACACTGAACGATGCTAAAACGCTTTCAATTGTATCAACCAGGCCAAACAGGGACGGAGGTACCGTAACAACCACATCGGTTTACGACAAAAAATAGACTCAAGCAGAAGC
This genomic interval carries:
- a CDS encoding tryptophanase; amino-acid sequence: MANIKFFLGEELPLEMHKVRMVQRLDLVPVERRLKAIEEAGNNTFLLYNKDIYLDMLTDSGVNAMSDKQTAAMLTVDDSYAGSATFTRLKDKIEEIFGKKYFLPVHQGRACENLLSLAFVKKDTYIPMNYHFTTTKAHIMVNGGKVLELFLPDALDSVSSKPFKGNIDLNQLQKLIDEEGADKISFIRIEAGTNLIGGQPVALDNFIETGKIARKYNIPFIIDASLWADNLHFIKTRDEKYKNHSTREITRILSDSADIVYFSARKLGHVRGGGIITNDEAAYKKLLEMLPLYEGFSTYGGMSTREMEAMVVGLDETMDEEMINQGPIFIKYMIDELVKLGVPVITPPGGLGAHLDAMAFLDHVPQKEYRAGSLAAALYIASGVRGMERGTISEEREEDGSDHFAAVELLRLALPRRVFTLSQVKYTIDRIAWLYENRKLIGGLEFYDEPKVLRFFFGKLKPTSDWQEKLVEKFKADFGDSL